A stretch of the Lolium perenne isolate Kyuss_39 chromosome 3, Kyuss_2.0, whole genome shotgun sequence genome encodes the following:
- the LOC127340508 gene encoding uncharacterized protein produces the protein MVRLKVSLRDRVRIAAVCRSWRSLASRHPAEPTVPLLLISPPHKSVGPMSERLYNPEDGGRFYFNVPWDLWYKRIVGSYDGGWIAAIGNHKLVIKNLFSDTAATLQLKTGFDFQVCKIVFSEAPTSSNCILAAITTNRLNIAMYRVGRPDGGWTSTRGPSMEELTDIAFCGEELYGLCGDNFEASDCVSKERTMLKLFKFDIGVNDDGAPMVIGAQQLGEQFDIGMRDSVNMWMPIRERKKQIRGSYIVDLHGKPSIAVVAKWQHDLGPFFKVFFLVSDDHDDYMWEEVMSLGDYALFVSPTCSKAVEAGGHMKGNTVYYSCHRGYSGSSKLRAGDGDEVERIGSVGLYVGNGPLGSMWLLRPAELSINNRTACTIYLDIHAIG, from the coding sequence ATGGTCCGCCTCAAAGTCTCGCTGCGCGACCGGGTGCGCATCGCCGCTGTCTGCAGATCGTGGCGCAGCCTGGCATCACGGCACCCTGCAGAGCCCACCGTCCCGTTGCTGCTGATCTCGCCGCCGCACAAATCCGTCGGCCCCATGTCGGAGCGTCTGTACAACCCCGAGGATGGTGGGCGCTTTTACTTCAACGTGCCTTGGGACCTTTGGTACAAGCGGATCGTCGGTTCCTACGATGGCGGCTGGATCGCCGCCATCGGCAACCACAAGCTTGTGATCAAGAACCTCTTTTCAGATACGGCAGCTACGCTTCAGCTGAAGACTGGGTTTGACTTCCAGGTGTGCAAAATCGTCTTCTCGGAGGCCCCGACCTCGAGCAACTGCATCTTGGCCGCCATCACCACTAACAGATTAAACATTGCAATGTACAGAGTTGGCCGACCGGACGGCGGCTGGACATCGACACGAGGGCCTTCCATGGAGGAGCTCACCGACATTGCTTTCTGCGGTGAAGAGCTCTATGGCCTTTGTGGTGACAATTTCGAAGCATCGGATTGTGTCTCTAAGGAAAGAACGATGCTTAAGCTGTTCAAGTTTGACATCGGCGTAAATGATGACGGTGCACCAATGGTCATTGGTGCACAACAATTGGGCGAACAGTTCGACATTGGAATGAGAGACAGCGTGAACATGTGGATGCCCATACGGGAGCGCAAGAAACAGATACGCGGCAGCTACATTGTCGATCTACATGGCAAGCCATCTATCGCAGTTGTGGCTAAATGGCAGCATGACCTCGGGCCTTTCTTCAAAGTGTTTTTCCTGGTTAGTGACGATCATGATGACTATATGTGGGAAGAGGTGATGAGCCTGGGTGACTACGCCTTGTTCGTAAGCCCAACTTGCTCCAAGGCGGTGGAGGCTGGTGGCCATATGAAGGGAAACACAGTGTATTACTCGTGCCATCGTGGCTACTCGGGTAGCAGCAAGTTGAGAGCCGGTGACGGAGACGAGGTGGAGAGGATTGGGTCGGTAGGGTTGTACGTAGGGAACGGTCCTCTTGGTTCCATGTGGCTTCTCCGTCCTGCAGAGTTATCAATTAATAACCGAACTGCGTGCACAATTTATTTAGACATACATGCTATAGGGTAG
- the LOC127340509 gene encoding uncharacterized protein, whose product MSVGDGIRRPSWSDLPDDNLADVYHRLSSAPDRARFACVCTSWRRIAPPPLVPVLLPWTTQGSDRKGYRRRRALDLESGMPTRVQLPWFARDKVLVGSYNRGWVAAVSKHNQLMIINLSSGAQLPLSNKQRIVGCTCMAAARSAWTREVQKIIFSDYPDSRSGEGCILAAITVHLKLAVCRVSSPDNGWLTQGCGTDDDKLFMDIAFCKGELYGLAHHQVYKFQIGTRKDNPHVVTTAAIIPIESSPYERKLGVAYHVRYIF is encoded by the coding sequence ATGTCCGTCGGCGACGGCATCCGACGACCGTCATGGTCCGATCTACCCGACGACAACCTCGCCGATGTCTACCATAGGCTATCGTCCGCGCCTGACCGCGCGCGCTTCGCCTGCGTGTGCACGTCGTGGCGCCGTATCGCACCGCCGCCTCTCGTCCCGGTGCTCCTTCCTTGGACCACCCAAGGCAGCGACCGCAAGGGCTACCGGAGAAGGCGAGCTCTCGACCTGGAGAGCGGCATGCCCACGCGCGTCCAGCTCCCGTGGTTCGCCAGAGACAAAGTGTTAGTCGGGTCGTACAACCGCGGCTGGGTCGCAGCCGTGTCCAAGCACAACCAGCTCATGATCATCAACCTCTCCTCTGGCGCCCAACTTCCGCTCTCCAACAAACAAAGAATCGTTGGATGCACATGTATGGCAGCGGCGAGATCAGCATGGACCCGTGAGGTGCAGAAAATCATATTCTCCGATTACCCCGACTCGAGGTCGGGTGAGGGTTGTATCCTAGCCGCAATCACGGTACATTTGAAACTAGCGGTTTGCAGGGTTAGCTCTCCAGACAATGGGTGGCTAACACAAGGATGCGGGACGGACGATGACAAGTTGTTCATGGACATTGCTTTTTGCAAGGGTGAGCTCTATGGCCTCGCGCACCATCAAGTGTACAAGTTCCAAATCGGTACCCGCAAAGACAATCCCCATGTGGTCACCACGGCCGCGATCATACCCATAGAAAGCAGCCCTTATGAGCGCAAGCTTGGGGTGGCCTACCACGTCAGATACATCTTTTGA